A single Mus caroli chromosome 15, CAROLI_EIJ_v1.1, whole genome shotgun sequence DNA region contains:
- the Eef1d gene encoding elongation factor 1-delta isoform X1, with amino-acid sequence MRSGKASCALETVWEDRHKYEGAERRFHEQEATQAATAAAASASVQQLLDEVPTVNGPSQEDTEDADEAEAPNTSSRSDPRKSHECKKPIQKKRKRSPKSWLGQADLALVGLSADHVWLDKPLFDQAESSYRQRLADVAAQAAQPPALAPRGPCTHGSHVACHHVTWGIWVNKSCFDQAERAFVEWSQSLLLAAEGSHRQGTPDTGQQAVTPDLALACQPCPPANGQPPLGSLQALVREVWLEKPRYDAAERGFYEALFDGHPPGKVRLQERASQAEGTRRGRRDHRSRNNVGNKRAGSRRADGEAPPAFPYWYFLHKDAEAPWLSKPTYDSAECRHHAAEALRIAWRLEAASLAHRPTPRSGPSMSSLRPNRKMATNFLAHEKIWFDKFKYDDAERRFYEQMNGPVTSGSRQENGASVILRDIARARENIQKSLAGLKVMLPNSPEALGQATPGTSSGPGASSGPGGDHSELIVRITSLEVENQNLRGVVQDLQQAISKLEARLSSLEKSSPTPRATAPQTQHVSPMRQVEPPTKKGATPAEDDEDNDIDLFGSDEEEEDKEAARLREERLRQYAEKKAKKPTLVAKSSILLDVKPWDDETDMAQLETCVRSIQLDGLVWGASKLVPVGYGIRKLQIQCVVEDDKVGTDLLEEEITKFEEHVQSVDIAAFNKI; translated from the exons ATGAGGAGTGGGAAGGCCTCTTGTGCACTGGAGACCGTCTGGGAGGACAGGCACAAGTATGAGGGAGCCGAGCGGCGCTTCCACGAACAGGAGGCCACACAAGCCGCCACCGCCGCTGCTGCCTCCGCCTCTGTCCAGCAGCTCCTGGACGAAGTGCCAACTGTGAACGGGCCCAGCCAGGAGGACACAGAGGACGCTGACGAGGCAGAGGCCCCAAACACCAGCAGCAGGAGTGATCCCAGGAAGAGCCACGAGTGCAAGAAGCCGATACAGAAAAAGAGGAAGCGCTCCCCGAAAAGTTGGCTGGGCCAGGCGGACCTGGCCCTCGTGGGCCTCTCCGCTGACCACGTATGGTTAGACAAGCCACTCTTCGACCAGGCAGAAAGCTCCTACCGCCAGAGGCTGGCAGATGTAGCTGCCCAGGCAGCCCAGCCGCCTGCTCTGGCCCCTCGGGGGCCCTGTACACATGGAAGCCATGTGGCATGCCACCATGTGACCTGGGGGATCTGGGTCAACAAGTCTTGCTTTGATCAAGCCGAGCGGGCTTTTGTGGAGTGGTCTCAGTCCTTGCTGCTGGCTGCAGAGGGGAGCCATAGGCAGGGGACTCCTGACACAGGCCAGCAGGCTGTCACTCCTGACCTGGCCTTGGCCTGCCAGCCTTGCCCACCAGCCAATGGCCAGCCTCCTCTGGGCAGCCTGCAGGCACTGGTGCGGGAGGTATGGCTGGAGAAGCCCCGGTACGATGCTGCTGAGAGGGGCTTCTATGAGGCCCTGTTTGATGGTCATCCCCCAGGGAAAGTGCGCCTGCAGGAGAGAGCCAGTCAGGCAGAGGGTACCCGGAGGGGCCGCAGAGACCATCGGAGCCGCAATAACGTAGGAAACAAGCGAGCTGGGTCAAGACGGGCCGACGGGGAGGCTCCTCCTGCTTTTCCTTACTGGTACTTCCTACACAAGGACGCAGAGGCCCCCTGGCTCAGCAAGCCTACCTACGACAGTGCTGAGTGCCGCCACCATGCCGCTGAGGCCCTGCGCATAGCCTGGCGCCTAGAAGCTGCCTCCCTGGCTCACCGACCCACACCCCGTTCTGGCCCATCCATGTCCAGCCTGAGACCCAA CAGAAAAATGGCTACAAACTTTCTAGCGCACGAGAAGATCTGGTTTGACAAGTTTAAATATGACGATGCAGAAAGGAGATTCTACGAGCAGATGAACGGGCCTGTGACCTCCGGCTCCCGCCAG GAGAATGGTGCCAGCGTGATCCTCCGAGACATTGCAAGAGCCAGAGAGAACATCCAGAAATCCTTGGCTGGA CTCAAGGTGATGCTGCCCAACTCCCCTGAGGCCCTGGGCCAGGCCACCCCTGGGACT AGCTCaggccctggagcctccagtgGACCTGGTGGAGACCACAGTGAGCTCATTGTGAGGATTACCAGTCTGGAAGTGGAGAACCAGAACCTTCGAGGCG TGGTGCAAGATTTGCAGCAGGCCATTTCCAAGTTGGAGGCCCGGCTGAGCTCTCTGGAGAAGAGTTCACCTACTCCCCGAGCCACGGCCCCACAGACCCAA CATGTCTCTCCTATGCGTCAAGTGGAGCCCCCAACCAAGAAAGGAGCCACACCAGCAGAGGACGATGAGGACAATGACATTGACCTGTTCGGCAGTGACGAGGAGGAAGAAGATAAGGAGGCTGCCCGACTACGAGAGGAGAGGCTACGCCAGTATGCAGAGAAGAAGGCCAAGAAGCCCACACTGGTGGCCAAATCCTCCATCCTTTTGGATGTTAAACCT TGGGATGATGAGACTGACATGGCCCAGCTAGAGACTTGTGTGCGTTCCATCCAATTGGACGGGCTGGTTTGGGGGGCCTCCAAGCTCGTGCCTGTTGGCTATGGTATCCGGAAGCTGCAGATCCAGTGTGTGGTGGAGGATGACAAAGTGGGCACCGACTTGCTCGAGGAGGAGATCACCAAGTTTGAGGAGCAT GTGCAGAGTGTCGACATCGCAGCTTTCAACAAGATCTGA
- the Eef1d gene encoding elongation factor 1-delta isoform X7: MATNFLAHEKIWFDKFKYDDAERRFYEQMNGPVTSGSRQENGASVILRDIARARENIQKSLAGSSGPGASSGPGGDHSELIVRITSLEVENQNLRGVVQDLQQAISKLEARLSSLEKSSPTPRATAPQTQHVSPMRQVEPPTKKGATPAEDDEDNDIDLFGSDEEEEDKEAARLREERLRQYAEKKAKKPTLVAKSSILLDVKPWDDETDMAQLETCVRSIQLDGLVWGASKLVPVGYGIRKLQIQCVVEDDKVGTDLLEEEITKFEEHVQSVDIAAFNKI, from the exons ATGGCTACAAACTTTCTAGCGCACGAGAAGATCTGGTTTGACAAGTTTAAATATGACGATGCAGAAAGGAGATTCTACGAGCAGATGAACGGGCCTGTGACCTCCGGCTCCCGCCAG GAGAATGGTGCCAGCGTGATCCTCCGAGACATTGCAAGAGCCAGAGAGAACATCCAGAAATCCTTGGCTGGA AGCTCaggccctggagcctccagtgGACCTGGTGGAGACCACAGTGAGCTCATTGTGAGGATTACCAGTCTGGAAGTGGAGAACCAGAACCTTCGAGGCG TGGTGCAAGATTTGCAGCAGGCCATTTCCAAGTTGGAGGCCCGGCTGAGCTCTCTGGAGAAGAGTTCACCTACTCCCCGAGCCACGGCCCCACAGACCCAA CATGTCTCTCCTATGCGTCAAGTGGAGCCCCCAACCAAGAAAGGAGCCACACCAGCAGAGGACGATGAGGACAATGACATTGACCTGTTCGGCAGTGACGAGGAGGAAGAAGATAAGGAGGCTGCCCGACTACGAGAGGAGAGGCTACGCCAGTATGCAGAGAAGAAGGCCAAGAAGCCCACACTGGTGGCCAAATCCTCCATCCTTTTGGATGTTAAACCT TGGGATGATGAGACTGACATGGCCCAGCTAGAGACTTGTGTGCGTTCCATCCAATTGGACGGGCTGGTTTGGGGGGCCTCCAAGCTCGTGCCTGTTGGCTATGGTATCCGGAAGCTGCAGATCCAGTGTGTGGTGGAGGATGACAAAGTGGGCACCGACTTGCTCGAGGAGGAGATCACCAAGTTTGAGGAGCAT GTGCAGAGTGTCGACATCGCAGCTTTCAACAAGATCTGA
- the Eef1d gene encoding elongation factor 1-delta isoform X6 — protein sequence MATNFLAHEKIWFDKFKYDDAERRFYEQMNGPVTSGSRQENGASVILRDIARARENIQKSLAGLKVMLPNSPEALGQATPGTSSGPGASSGPGGDHSELIVRITSLEVENQNLRGVVQDLQQAISKLEARLSSLEKSSPTPRATAPQTQHVSPMRQVEPPTKKGATPAEDDEDNDIDLFGSDEEEEDKEAARLREERLRQYAEKKAKKPTLVAKSSILLDVKPWDDETDMAQLETCVRSIQLDGLVWGASKLVPVGYGIRKLQIQCVVEDDKVGTDLLEEEITKFEEHVQSVDIAAFNKI from the exons ATGGCTACAAACTTTCTAGCGCACGAGAAGATCTGGTTTGACAAGTTTAAATATGACGATGCAGAAAGGAGATTCTACGAGCAGATGAACGGGCCTGTGACCTCCGGCTCCCGCCAG GAGAATGGTGCCAGCGTGATCCTCCGAGACATTGCAAGAGCCAGAGAGAACATCCAGAAATCCTTGGCTGGA CTCAAGGTGATGCTGCCCAACTCCCCTGAGGCCCTGGGCCAGGCCACCCCTGGGACT AGCTCaggccctggagcctccagtgGACCTGGTGGAGACCACAGTGAGCTCATTGTGAGGATTACCAGTCTGGAAGTGGAGAACCAGAACCTTCGAGGCG TGGTGCAAGATTTGCAGCAGGCCATTTCCAAGTTGGAGGCCCGGCTGAGCTCTCTGGAGAAGAGTTCACCTACTCCCCGAGCCACGGCCCCACAGACCCAA CATGTCTCTCCTATGCGTCAAGTGGAGCCCCCAACCAAGAAAGGAGCCACACCAGCAGAGGACGATGAGGACAATGACATTGACCTGTTCGGCAGTGACGAGGAGGAAGAAGATAAGGAGGCTGCCCGACTACGAGAGGAGAGGCTACGCCAGTATGCAGAGAAGAAGGCCAAGAAGCCCACACTGGTGGCCAAATCCTCCATCCTTTTGGATGTTAAACCT TGGGATGATGAGACTGACATGGCCCAGCTAGAGACTTGTGTGCGTTCCATCCAATTGGACGGGCTGGTTTGGGGGGCCTCCAAGCTCGTGCCTGTTGGCTATGGTATCCGGAAGCTGCAGATCCAGTGTGTGGTGGAGGATGACAAAGTGGGCACCGACTTGCTCGAGGAGGAGATCACCAAGTTTGAGGAGCAT GTGCAGAGTGTCGACATCGCAGCTTTCAACAAGATCTGA
- the Eef1d gene encoding elongation factor 1-delta isoform X4, translating into MRSGKASCALETVWEDRHKYEGAERRFHEQEATQAATAAAASASVQQLLDEVPTVNGPSQEDTEDADEAEAPNTSSRSDPRKSHECKKPIQKKRKRSPKSWLGQADLALVGLSADHVWLDKPLFDQAESSYRQRLADVAAQAAQPPALAPRGPCTHGSHVACHHVTWGIWVNKSCFDQAERAFVEWSQSLLLAAEGSHRQGTPDTGQQAVTPDLALACQPCPPANGQPPLGSLQALVREVWLEKPRYDAAERGFYEALFDGHPPGKVRLQERASQAEGTRRGRRDHRSRNNVGNKRAGSRRADGEAPPAFPYWYFLHKDAEAPWLSKPTYDSAECRHHAAEALRIAWRLEAASLAHRPTPRSGPSMSSLRPKKMATNFLAHEKIWFDKFKYDDAERRFYEQMNGPVTSGSRQENGASVILRDIARARENIQKSLAGSSGPGASSGPGGDHSELIVRITSLEVENQNLRGVVQDLQQAISKLEARLSSLEKSSPTPRATAPQTQHVSPMRQVEPPTKKGATPAEDDEDNDIDLFGSDEEEEDKEAARLREERLRQYAEKKAKKPTLVAKSSILLDVKPWDDETDMAQLETCVRSIQLDGLVWGASKLVPVGYGIRKLQIQCVVEDDKVGTDLLEEEITKFEEHVQSVDIAAFNKI; encoded by the exons ATGAGGAGTGGGAAGGCCTCTTGTGCACTGGAGACCGTCTGGGAGGACAGGCACAAGTATGAGGGAGCCGAGCGGCGCTTCCACGAACAGGAGGCCACACAAGCCGCCACCGCCGCTGCTGCCTCCGCCTCTGTCCAGCAGCTCCTGGACGAAGTGCCAACTGTGAACGGGCCCAGCCAGGAGGACACAGAGGACGCTGACGAGGCAGAGGCCCCAAACACCAGCAGCAGGAGTGATCCCAGGAAGAGCCACGAGTGCAAGAAGCCGATACAGAAAAAGAGGAAGCGCTCCCCGAAAAGTTGGCTGGGCCAGGCGGACCTGGCCCTCGTGGGCCTCTCCGCTGACCACGTATGGTTAGACAAGCCACTCTTCGACCAGGCAGAAAGCTCCTACCGCCAGAGGCTGGCAGATGTAGCTGCCCAGGCAGCCCAGCCGCCTGCTCTGGCCCCTCGGGGGCCCTGTACACATGGAAGCCATGTGGCATGCCACCATGTGACCTGGGGGATCTGGGTCAACAAGTCTTGCTTTGATCAAGCCGAGCGGGCTTTTGTGGAGTGGTCTCAGTCCTTGCTGCTGGCTGCAGAGGGGAGCCATAGGCAGGGGACTCCTGACACAGGCCAGCAGGCTGTCACTCCTGACCTGGCCTTGGCCTGCCAGCCTTGCCCACCAGCCAATGGCCAGCCTCCTCTGGGCAGCCTGCAGGCACTGGTGCGGGAGGTATGGCTGGAGAAGCCCCGGTACGATGCTGCTGAGAGGGGCTTCTATGAGGCCCTGTTTGATGGTCATCCCCCAGGGAAAGTGCGCCTGCAGGAGAGAGCCAGTCAGGCAGAGGGTACCCGGAGGGGCCGCAGAGACCATCGGAGCCGCAATAACGTAGGAAACAAGCGAGCTGGGTCAAGACGGGCCGACGGGGAGGCTCCTCCTGCTTTTCCTTACTGGTACTTCCTACACAAGGACGCAGAGGCCCCCTGGCTCAGCAAGCCTACCTACGACAGTGCTGAGTGCCGCCACCATGCCGCTGAGGCCCTGCGCATAGCCTGGCGCCTAGAAGCTGCCTCCCTGGCTCACCGACCCACACCCCGTTCTGGCCCATCCATGTCCAGCCTGAGACCCAA AAAAATGGCTACAAACTTTCTAGCGCACGAGAAGATCTGGTTTGACAAGTTTAAATATGACGATGCAGAAAGGAGATTCTACGAGCAGATGAACGGGCCTGTGACCTCCGGCTCCCGCCAG GAGAATGGTGCCAGCGTGATCCTCCGAGACATTGCAAGAGCCAGAGAGAACATCCAGAAATCCTTGGCTGGA AGCTCaggccctggagcctccagtgGACCTGGTGGAGACCACAGTGAGCTCATTGTGAGGATTACCAGTCTGGAAGTGGAGAACCAGAACCTTCGAGGCG TGGTGCAAGATTTGCAGCAGGCCATTTCCAAGTTGGAGGCCCGGCTGAGCTCTCTGGAGAAGAGTTCACCTACTCCCCGAGCCACGGCCCCACAGACCCAA CATGTCTCTCCTATGCGTCAAGTGGAGCCCCCAACCAAGAAAGGAGCCACACCAGCAGAGGACGATGAGGACAATGACATTGACCTGTTCGGCAGTGACGAGGAGGAAGAAGATAAGGAGGCTGCCCGACTACGAGAGGAGAGGCTACGCCAGTATGCAGAGAAGAAGGCCAAGAAGCCCACACTGGTGGCCAAATCCTCCATCCTTTTGGATGTTAAACCT TGGGATGATGAGACTGACATGGCCCAGCTAGAGACTTGTGTGCGTTCCATCCAATTGGACGGGCTGGTTTGGGGGGCCTCCAAGCTCGTGCCTGTTGGCTATGGTATCCGGAAGCTGCAGATCCAGTGTGTGGTGGAGGATGACAAAGTGGGCACCGACTTGCTCGAGGAGGAGATCACCAAGTTTGAGGAGCAT GTGCAGAGTGTCGACATCGCAGCTTTCAACAAGATCTGA
- the Eef1d gene encoding elongation factor 1-delta isoform X2 has product MRSGKASCALETVWEDRHKYEGAERRFHEQEATQAATAAAASASVQQLLDEVPTVNGPSQEDTEDADEAEAPNTSSRSDPRKSHECKKPIQKKRKRSPKSWLGQADLALVGLSADHVWLDKPLFDQAESSYRQRLADVAAQAAQPPALAPRGPCTHGSHVACHHVTWGIWVNKSCFDQAERAFVEWSQSLLLAAEGSHRQGTPDTGQQAVTPDLALACQPCPPANGQPPLGSLQALVREVWLEKPRYDAAERGFYEALFDGHPPGKVRLQERASQAEGTRRGRRDHRSRNNVGNKRAGSRRADGEAPPAFPYWYFLHKDAEAPWLSKPTYDSAECRHHAAEALRIAWRLEAASLAHRPTPRSGPSMSSLRPKKMATNFLAHEKIWFDKFKYDDAERRFYEQMNGPVTSGSRQENGASVILRDIARARENIQKSLAGLKVMLPNSPEALGQATPGTSSGPGASSGPGGDHSELIVRITSLEVENQNLRGVVQDLQQAISKLEARLSSLEKSSPTPRATAPQTQHVSPMRQVEPPTKKGATPAEDDEDNDIDLFGSDEEEEDKEAARLREERLRQYAEKKAKKPTLVAKSSILLDVKPWDDETDMAQLETCVRSIQLDGLVWGASKLVPVGYGIRKLQIQCVVEDDKVGTDLLEEEITKFEEHVQSVDIAAFNKI; this is encoded by the exons ATGAGGAGTGGGAAGGCCTCTTGTGCACTGGAGACCGTCTGGGAGGACAGGCACAAGTATGAGGGAGCCGAGCGGCGCTTCCACGAACAGGAGGCCACACAAGCCGCCACCGCCGCTGCTGCCTCCGCCTCTGTCCAGCAGCTCCTGGACGAAGTGCCAACTGTGAACGGGCCCAGCCAGGAGGACACAGAGGACGCTGACGAGGCAGAGGCCCCAAACACCAGCAGCAGGAGTGATCCCAGGAAGAGCCACGAGTGCAAGAAGCCGATACAGAAAAAGAGGAAGCGCTCCCCGAAAAGTTGGCTGGGCCAGGCGGACCTGGCCCTCGTGGGCCTCTCCGCTGACCACGTATGGTTAGACAAGCCACTCTTCGACCAGGCAGAAAGCTCCTACCGCCAGAGGCTGGCAGATGTAGCTGCCCAGGCAGCCCAGCCGCCTGCTCTGGCCCCTCGGGGGCCCTGTACACATGGAAGCCATGTGGCATGCCACCATGTGACCTGGGGGATCTGGGTCAACAAGTCTTGCTTTGATCAAGCCGAGCGGGCTTTTGTGGAGTGGTCTCAGTCCTTGCTGCTGGCTGCAGAGGGGAGCCATAGGCAGGGGACTCCTGACACAGGCCAGCAGGCTGTCACTCCTGACCTGGCCTTGGCCTGCCAGCCTTGCCCACCAGCCAATGGCCAGCCTCCTCTGGGCAGCCTGCAGGCACTGGTGCGGGAGGTATGGCTGGAGAAGCCCCGGTACGATGCTGCTGAGAGGGGCTTCTATGAGGCCCTGTTTGATGGTCATCCCCCAGGGAAAGTGCGCCTGCAGGAGAGAGCCAGTCAGGCAGAGGGTACCCGGAGGGGCCGCAGAGACCATCGGAGCCGCAATAACGTAGGAAACAAGCGAGCTGGGTCAAGACGGGCCGACGGGGAGGCTCCTCCTGCTTTTCCTTACTGGTACTTCCTACACAAGGACGCAGAGGCCCCCTGGCTCAGCAAGCCTACCTACGACAGTGCTGAGTGCCGCCACCATGCCGCTGAGGCCCTGCGCATAGCCTGGCGCCTAGAAGCTGCCTCCCTGGCTCACCGACCCACACCCCGTTCTGGCCCATCCATGTCCAGCCTGAGACCCAA AAAAATGGCTACAAACTTTCTAGCGCACGAGAAGATCTGGTTTGACAAGTTTAAATATGACGATGCAGAAAGGAGATTCTACGAGCAGATGAACGGGCCTGTGACCTCCGGCTCCCGCCAG GAGAATGGTGCCAGCGTGATCCTCCGAGACATTGCAAGAGCCAGAGAGAACATCCAGAAATCCTTGGCTGGA CTCAAGGTGATGCTGCCCAACTCCCCTGAGGCCCTGGGCCAGGCCACCCCTGGGACT AGCTCaggccctggagcctccagtgGACCTGGTGGAGACCACAGTGAGCTCATTGTGAGGATTACCAGTCTGGAAGTGGAGAACCAGAACCTTCGAGGCG TGGTGCAAGATTTGCAGCAGGCCATTTCCAAGTTGGAGGCCCGGCTGAGCTCTCTGGAGAAGAGTTCACCTACTCCCCGAGCCACGGCCCCACAGACCCAA CATGTCTCTCCTATGCGTCAAGTGGAGCCCCCAACCAAGAAAGGAGCCACACCAGCAGAGGACGATGAGGACAATGACATTGACCTGTTCGGCAGTGACGAGGAGGAAGAAGATAAGGAGGCTGCCCGACTACGAGAGGAGAGGCTACGCCAGTATGCAGAGAAGAAGGCCAAGAAGCCCACACTGGTGGCCAAATCCTCCATCCTTTTGGATGTTAAACCT TGGGATGATGAGACTGACATGGCCCAGCTAGAGACTTGTGTGCGTTCCATCCAATTGGACGGGCTGGTTTGGGGGGCCTCCAAGCTCGTGCCTGTTGGCTATGGTATCCGGAAGCTGCAGATCCAGTGTGTGGTGGAGGATGACAAAGTGGGCACCGACTTGCTCGAGGAGGAGATCACCAAGTTTGAGGAGCAT GTGCAGAGTGTCGACATCGCAGCTTTCAACAAGATCTGA
- the Eef1d gene encoding elongation factor 1-delta isoform X3: MRSGKASCALETVWEDRHKYEGAERRFHEQEATQAATAAAASASVQQLLDEVPTVNGPSQEDTEDADEAEAPNTSSRSDPRKSHECKKPIQKKRKRSPKSWLGQADLALVGLSADHVWLDKPLFDQAESSYRQRLADVAAQAAQPPALAPRGPCTHGSHVACHHVTWGIWVNKSCFDQAERAFVEWSQSLLLAAEGSHRQGTPDTGQQAVTPDLALACQPCPPANGQPPLGSLQALVREVWLEKPRYDAAERGFYEALFDGHPPGKVRLQERASQAEGTRRGRRDHRSRNNVGNKRAGSRRADGEAPPAFPYWYFLHKDAEAPWLSKPTYDSAECRHHAAEALRIAWRLEAASLAHRPTPRSGPSMSSLRPNRKMATNFLAHEKIWFDKFKYDDAERRFYEQMNGPVTSGSRQENGASVILRDIARARENIQKSLAGSSGPGASSGPGGDHSELIVRITSLEVENQNLRGVVQDLQQAISKLEARLSSLEKSSPTPRATAPQTQHVSPMRQVEPPTKKGATPAEDDEDNDIDLFGSDEEEEDKEAARLREERLRQYAEKKAKKPTLVAKSSILLDVKPWDDETDMAQLETCVRSIQLDGLVWGASKLVPVGYGIRKLQIQCVVEDDKVGTDLLEEEITKFEEHVQSVDIAAFNKI; the protein is encoded by the exons ATGAGGAGTGGGAAGGCCTCTTGTGCACTGGAGACCGTCTGGGAGGACAGGCACAAGTATGAGGGAGCCGAGCGGCGCTTCCACGAACAGGAGGCCACACAAGCCGCCACCGCCGCTGCTGCCTCCGCCTCTGTCCAGCAGCTCCTGGACGAAGTGCCAACTGTGAACGGGCCCAGCCAGGAGGACACAGAGGACGCTGACGAGGCAGAGGCCCCAAACACCAGCAGCAGGAGTGATCCCAGGAAGAGCCACGAGTGCAAGAAGCCGATACAGAAAAAGAGGAAGCGCTCCCCGAAAAGTTGGCTGGGCCAGGCGGACCTGGCCCTCGTGGGCCTCTCCGCTGACCACGTATGGTTAGACAAGCCACTCTTCGACCAGGCAGAAAGCTCCTACCGCCAGAGGCTGGCAGATGTAGCTGCCCAGGCAGCCCAGCCGCCTGCTCTGGCCCCTCGGGGGCCCTGTACACATGGAAGCCATGTGGCATGCCACCATGTGACCTGGGGGATCTGGGTCAACAAGTCTTGCTTTGATCAAGCCGAGCGGGCTTTTGTGGAGTGGTCTCAGTCCTTGCTGCTGGCTGCAGAGGGGAGCCATAGGCAGGGGACTCCTGACACAGGCCAGCAGGCTGTCACTCCTGACCTGGCCTTGGCCTGCCAGCCTTGCCCACCAGCCAATGGCCAGCCTCCTCTGGGCAGCCTGCAGGCACTGGTGCGGGAGGTATGGCTGGAGAAGCCCCGGTACGATGCTGCTGAGAGGGGCTTCTATGAGGCCCTGTTTGATGGTCATCCCCCAGGGAAAGTGCGCCTGCAGGAGAGAGCCAGTCAGGCAGAGGGTACCCGGAGGGGCCGCAGAGACCATCGGAGCCGCAATAACGTAGGAAACAAGCGAGCTGGGTCAAGACGGGCCGACGGGGAGGCTCCTCCTGCTTTTCCTTACTGGTACTTCCTACACAAGGACGCAGAGGCCCCCTGGCTCAGCAAGCCTACCTACGACAGTGCTGAGTGCCGCCACCATGCCGCTGAGGCCCTGCGCATAGCCTGGCGCCTAGAAGCTGCCTCCCTGGCTCACCGACCCACACCCCGTTCTGGCCCATCCATGTCCAGCCTGAGACCCAA CAGAAAAATGGCTACAAACTTTCTAGCGCACGAGAAGATCTGGTTTGACAAGTTTAAATATGACGATGCAGAAAGGAGATTCTACGAGCAGATGAACGGGCCTGTGACCTCCGGCTCCCGCCAG GAGAATGGTGCCAGCGTGATCCTCCGAGACATTGCAAGAGCCAGAGAGAACATCCAGAAATCCTTGGCTGGA AGCTCaggccctggagcctccagtgGACCTGGTGGAGACCACAGTGAGCTCATTGTGAGGATTACCAGTCTGGAAGTGGAGAACCAGAACCTTCGAGGCG TGGTGCAAGATTTGCAGCAGGCCATTTCCAAGTTGGAGGCCCGGCTGAGCTCTCTGGAGAAGAGTTCACCTACTCCCCGAGCCACGGCCCCACAGACCCAA CATGTCTCTCCTATGCGTCAAGTGGAGCCCCCAACCAAGAAAGGAGCCACACCAGCAGAGGACGATGAGGACAATGACATTGACCTGTTCGGCAGTGACGAGGAGGAAGAAGATAAGGAGGCTGCCCGACTACGAGAGGAGAGGCTACGCCAGTATGCAGAGAAGAAGGCCAAGAAGCCCACACTGGTGGCCAAATCCTCCATCCTTTTGGATGTTAAACCT TGGGATGATGAGACTGACATGGCCCAGCTAGAGACTTGTGTGCGTTCCATCCAATTGGACGGGCTGGTTTGGGGGGCCTCCAAGCTCGTGCCTGTTGGCTATGGTATCCGGAAGCTGCAGATCCAGTGTGTGGTGGAGGATGACAAAGTGGGCACCGACTTGCTCGAGGAGGAGATCACCAAGTTTGAGGAGCAT GTGCAGAGTGTCGACATCGCAGCTTTCAACAAGATCTGA